A DNA window from Bradyrhizobium barranii subsp. barranii contains the following coding sequences:
- a CDS encoding IS256 family transposase — translation MTETTNVLAFRQPSAVDDPLTDIVRAGARDLLARAIEIEVGAFLASTANLTLPDGRARLVRHGHGPVREIATGIGPVEVARPKVRDRGASGPGDRLRFSSAILPLWARRTKSLDALIPVLYLRGISTGDFQEALSALLGKDAPNLSPSVIAGLKADWQVEYERWQRRDLSARRYVYIWADGVYLQARMEDHSECMLVLIGTTPEGKKELIGFQVGVRESAQSWRELLIDLRQRGLRIAPQLAIGDGALGFWKALDEAFPGTRHQRCWCHKVSNVLDKVAKSVQGPMKNDLRNIYLAPHRAEAETAIDVFVEKYHVKYGRAVECLIKDRHALLAFFDFPAEHWIHLRSSNPIESVFATVRHRTVRTKGSLSQQTAKLMVFKLIDAASKTWRRLKSTNQLPKVIAGVKFIGGIEVIPNTESHAA, via the coding sequence ATGACCGAGACTACCAATGTTCTTGCTTTCCGTCAGCCGTCCGCGGTTGATGATCCACTGACCGATATCGTTCGTGCCGGCGCGCGGGACCTGCTTGCCAGGGCGATCGAGATCGAGGTTGGCGCGTTTCTGGCCAGCACGGCCAATCTGACGCTGCCCGACGGTCGAGCGCGCCTGGTCCGACATGGGCACGGTCCGGTGCGCGAGATTGCGACCGGCATCGGTCCGGTGGAGGTCGCTCGTCCCAAGGTCCGCGACCGCGGAGCGAGCGGGCCAGGCGACCGCCTCCGCTTCAGTTCGGCAATCCTGCCGCTATGGGCGCGGCGGACGAAGAGCCTGGATGCCTTGATCCCGGTCCTCTATTTGCGCGGCATCTCGACCGGCGACTTCCAGGAGGCGCTCTCGGCGCTGCTCGGCAAGGATGCGCCGAACCTGTCGCCTTCGGTGATCGCCGGCCTGAAGGCCGATTGGCAGGTCGAGTACGAACGCTGGCAGAGACGCGATCTGTCGGCGCGTCGCTATGTCTACATCTGGGCCGATGGCGTGTACCTGCAGGCCCGCATGGAAGATCACAGCGAATGCATGCTGGTGCTGATTGGCACCACGCCGGAAGGCAAGAAGGAGCTGATCGGCTTCCAGGTCGGCGTGCGCGAGAGCGCGCAGAGCTGGCGCGAACTCCTGATCGACCTGCGGCAACGCGGGTTACGGATTGCCCCGCAACTCGCCATCGGCGACGGCGCCCTCGGCTTCTGGAAGGCACTGGACGAGGCCTTTCCCGGCACGCGGCACCAACGATGCTGGTGCCATAAAGTGAGCAACGTACTCGACAAGGTCGCCAAATCCGTGCAGGGCCCCATGAAGAACGACCTGCGGAACATCTATCTGGCCCCACACCGGGCCGAAGCTGAAACCGCGATCGACGTCTTCGTCGAGAAATACCACGTCAAATACGGACGTGCGGTGGAGTGCCTGATCAAGGATCGCCATGCGCTGCTCGCCTTCTTCGACTTCCCTGCTGAGCACTGGATCCACCTACGCAGCTCGAACCCGATCGAGAGCGTCTTCGCCACGGTGCGCCACCGAACGGTGCGGACCAAGGGATCGCTGTCGCAACAAACTGCGAAGCTGATGGTGTTCAAGCTCATCGACGCCGCATCGAAGACCTGGCGGCGATTGAAGAGCACGAACCAGTTGCCGAAAGTCATCGCCGGTGTAAAGTTCATCGGCGGAATCGAAGTCATTCCGAACACTGAAAGCCACGCCGCCTGA
- a CDS encoding IS1380-like element ISBdi2 family transposase, protein MTDDTIPPFSFPAVHAKKVTAAFDGGRLTSNGGVMLLAMAERRLGLANNLARVFPDRRDPTRVVHSLVDMLRARMFAICCGYEDADDLDHLRSDPAFKLACGRLPDTGRDLCSQPTLSRLENAPRLRDVIRLTYILVDAWMDSYPHEPASVTLDIDDTCDVVHGHQQLSLFNAHYDERCFLPIHVYDTEKSRPVAVVLRPGKTPGGVEVRAHLRRLVRHIRTRWHNTQITFRGDGHYARPEAMAWCETNGIDYIFGLSGTKPLARKVDEVADDIRTRRAIENLPVLRGYTETRHKAKSWDRERRTVARIEATMLGLDIRFVVTSLDVGSAEWIYDSLYCARGQAENLIKLHKTQLASDRTSCRSALANQVRLVLHTAAYWLMLTVRDAIPKARELAAAEFATLRLRLLKIAARVVETTSRIRLAFAAACPEADLICGLPGALLPLGP, encoded by the coding sequence ATGACCGACGATACGATTCCGCCCTTCTCGTTTCCAGCCGTTCACGCCAAGAAAGTCACAGCTGCCTTCGATGGTGGGCGCCTAACCTCGAACGGGGGCGTGATGCTTCTGGCGATGGCCGAGCGGCGTCTCGGTTTGGCCAACAATCTGGCCCGGGTGTTCCCGGATCGGCGCGATCCGACGCGGGTCGTGCACAGCCTGGTCGATATGCTCCGCGCTCGCATGTTCGCGATCTGCTGCGGCTACGAGGACGCCGACGACCTCGATCATCTGAGGTCCGATCCGGCATTCAAACTGGCCTGCGGACGGCTGCCGGACACGGGCCGGGATTTGTGTTCCCAGCCGACGCTGTCGCGGCTGGAGAATGCTCCGCGCCTGCGCGACGTGATCCGGCTGACCTACATTTTGGTCGACGCATGGATGGATAGCTACCCCCACGAGCCGGCATCCGTCACGCTCGACATCGATGATACCTGCGACGTCGTCCACGGCCATCAGCAGCTCTCGCTGTTCAACGCTCATTATGACGAACGCTGCTTCCTGCCGATCCACGTCTACGACACGGAGAAGAGCCGGCCCGTGGCCGTCGTGCTGCGGCCCGGCAAGACGCCGGGCGGCGTCGAGGTGCGTGCCCATCTGCGCCGCCTGGTACGGCATATCCGGACGCGATGGCACAACACGCAAATTACGTTCCGTGGCGACGGGCACTATGCCCGGCCGGAGGCCATGGCGTGGTGCGAGACCAACGGCATCGACTACATCTTCGGTCTGTCCGGCACCAAGCCTCTCGCCAGAAAAGTCGACGAGGTCGCCGACGACATCCGCACGCGACGCGCCATCGAGAACCTGCCGGTTCTGCGTGGCTATACCGAGACGCGCCACAAGGCAAAGTCCTGGGATCGCGAACGGCGCACTGTCGCCCGTATTGAGGCGACGATGCTCGGCCTCGACATCCGCTTCGTCGTCACCAGCCTCGATGTCGGCTCGGCCGAGTGGATCTACGACAGCCTGTATTGCGCGCGCGGCCAAGCCGAGAATCTGATCAAGCTGCATAAGACGCAGCTCGCCTCCGATCGCACCAGCTGCCGTTCGGCGCTCGCCAACCAGGTCCGTCTCGTGCTCCATACGGCCGCTTATTGGCTGATGCTGACCGTGCGCGACGCCATTCCCAAAGCCCGGGAATTGGCCGCTGCCGAGTTCGCGACGCTGCGTCTTCGTCTCTTGAAAATCGCCGCCCGTGTCGTCGAGACCACGAGCCGCATTCGCCTTGCGTTTGCCGCGGCATGTCCCGAAGCCGACCTGATCTGCGGCTTGCCCGGCGCGCTGCTGCCGCTCGGTCCTTGA
- a CDS encoding M16 family metallopeptidase yields the protein MALLERFWQARHPPRYAAFLTPSSPRFRHSSSVYAGTVRSDRAACFTLQNDLQVVVIQDHRTPVVTQMIWYKVGSADEPPGKSGLAHFLEHLMFKGTSKHPADEFSKAVLRASGYQNAFTGFDFTSYFQHVPREHLGKMMEFEADRMTGLVLKDENVLSERDVVLEEFNMRVANHPGNRLAEQMMAALYLNHPYGHPIIAWRQEIEKLTREDALAFYRRFYAPNNAILIVAGDVATKEMRSMVKETFGGIPAQPSIPKERLRPQEPPPAAQRRVTLADARVEQPALRRYYLVPSTRSAAAGEGPALEVLEQLMGGGINSYLYLSLVVEKQLAVTARASYHSAALDPSLFEISVIPKPGANLSLIERCIDEVIAGIARNPASAEDLQRAKTRLTAQVAYAQDSQELLAHWYGRALTTGLCIEDVQRWPDDIRAVGAPQVHEAARIWLDKKRAVTGYLVKESTPQHWETL from the coding sequence ATCGCTCTCCTCGAGAGGTTCTGGCAGGCTCGTCACCCGCCTCGATACGCCGCCTTCCTCACACCGTCATCACCCAGATTCCGCCATAGCTCTAGCGTCTATGCCGGCACGGTCAGATCAGATCGAGCAGCATGCTTCACGCTTCAGAACGACCTGCAGGTGGTTGTGATCCAGGATCATCGCACACCAGTCGTCACTCAGATGATCTGGTATAAGGTCGGTTCCGCGGATGAACCGCCCGGCAAATCGGGGCTTGCGCATTTCCTCGAACACCTGATGTTCAAGGGTACCTCCAAACATCCGGCGGATGAATTCTCCAAGGCCGTGCTGCGCGCCAGCGGCTACCAGAACGCCTTTACCGGGTTCGACTTCACCAGCTACTTCCAGCACGTGCCTCGAGAGCACCTCGGCAAGATGATGGAATTTGAAGCCGACCGCATGACCGGTCTCGTTCTCAAGGACGAGAACGTGCTCTCCGAGCGAGACGTCGTGCTGGAGGAATTCAATATGAGGGTCGCCAACCATCCAGGTAACCGGCTTGCTGAGCAGATGATGGCGGCGCTTTACCTCAACCACCCCTACGGCCACCCTATTATCGCGTGGCGCCAGGAAATCGAAAAGCTTACCCGAGAGGACGCGCTTGCCTTCTACCGGCGCTTCTATGCACCTAACAACGCGATCCTGATTGTCGCTGGCGACGTAGCCACCAAGGAAATGCGCTCCATGGTGAAGGAGACGTTTGGCGGCATCCCCGCGCAACCTTCGATTCCCAAGGAACGCCTGCGGCCGCAGGAACCGCCGCCGGCCGCGCAGCGCAGAGTGACACTGGCCGATGCCCGCGTCGAGCAGCCGGCCCTGCGCCGCTATTATCTCGTACCCTCGACTCGCAGCGCGGCCGCGGGCGAGGGTCCAGCGCTTGAGGTGCTCGAGCAGTTGATGGGCGGCGGCATTAACTCATATCTCTATCTCTCGCTGGTTGTCGAAAAGCAGCTCGCGGTCACCGCCAGGGCGAGCTACCACTCTGCCGCGCTCGATCCATCGCTATTCGAGATTTCCGTCATACCAAAGCCTGGCGCCAACCTCAGCCTGATCGAGCGCTGCATCGACGAGGTAATCGCCGGTATTGCCCGTAATCCCGCGAGTGCCGAAGATCTCCAGCGGGCGAAGACGCGGCTAACCGCGCAAGTCGCCTACGCCCAAGACAGTCAGGAACTGCTCGCTCACTGGTATGGCCGCGCCCTGACGACGGGACTATGCATCGAGGATGTACAACGCTGGCCGGACGACATCCGAGCGGTCGGCGCACCGCAGGTGCATGAGGCCGCGCGGATATGGCTCGACAAGAAACGAGCGGTAACCGGCTATCTCGTCAAAGAGTCTACCCCGCAACACTGGGAGACGCTCTAG
- a CDS encoding IS5 family transposase (programmed frameshift), producing the protein MRAGLFWLNDRQWARIEPHLPRGLTGPDRDDDRRIVSGIIHMLQSGARWRDCPREYGPYTTIYNRFNRWAKRGRWCAIFEALAKPGEDGVVLSLDSTSIKAHRCASGGKGGSTNQAIGRSRGGRTTKIHALSDPLCRPVVLHLTPGQDADIAAAPDVLALAPPMSVLLADKGYDGDKLRGEIIRRGAKPVIPNKSNRVVIHRFNKRAYKGRNVIERCFCRLKDFRRIATRYDKLARNFLAAVHLAALVAYWLN; encoded by the exons ATGCGCGCTGGTTTGTTTTGGCTGAACGACAGGCAATGGGCGCGTATCGAACCGCATCTGCCGAGGGGACTGACGGGGCCGGATCGGGACGACGACCGACGCATCGTCAGCGGCATCATTCACATGCTGCAATCGGGTGCACGATGGCGTGATTGTCCACGTGAATACGGCCCTTACACGACGATCTACAATCGCTTCAATCGCTGGGCCAAGCGAGGACGATGGTGCGCAATCTTCGAAGCGCTGGCCAAGCCTGGCGAAGACGGCGTCGTACTGTCGCTCGACTCGACCTCGATTAAAGCTCACCGGTGTGCCTCCGGCGGAAAAGGGGGGAGCACAA ATCAAGCAATCGGCCGCTCGCGCGGAGGCCGCACGACAAAAATCCATGCGCTGAGCGATCCGCTCTGCCGGCCGGTCGTCCTGCATCTGACTCCAGGCCAGGATGCCGATATCGCTGCGGCTCCCGATGTCCTGGCGCTCGCGCCACCCATGAGCGTGCTCCTCGCCGACAAAGGGTATGATGGCGACAAGCTTCGCGGCGAAATCATTCGTCGTGGCGCCAAGCCCGTAATCCCCAATAAATCTAACCGTGTCGTCATCCATCGCTTCAACAAACGCGCCTACAAAGGACGAAATGTCATCGAACGCTGCTTTTGCAGGCTCAAGGACTTCCGGCGCATCGCCACGCGATATGACAAGCTCGCCCGTAATTTTTTGGCCGCTGTTCATCTCGCCGCTCTCGTCGCATATTGGCTCAATTGA
- the istB gene encoding IS21-like element helper ATPase IstB, with protein MLNHPTHERLIELGLTGMAKAFEEQRRSPDLEALPFEDRIGLLVDREAAERDTRRLTTRLKIAALRQTACVEDVDLRTPRGIDRAVFAKLVEGRWIDRHENLLVTGATGLGKSWLACALGHKACRDNRSVLYHRVPRLFEALALARGDGRYARLLKSLGRAQLLILDDWGLSVLTAAERRDLLEILEDRHGRASTIVTSQLPVDTWHGAIGDATVADAILDRLVHNAHRLQLTGESMRKRSAKTITLDGQPEH; from the coding sequence ATGCTTAACCACCCAACCCACGAACGGCTGATCGAGCTTGGCCTGACCGGAATGGCCAAGGCCTTCGAGGAGCAGCGCCGATCGCCCGATCTCGAAGCCCTGCCGTTCGAAGATCGCATCGGCCTGTTGGTCGACCGCGAAGCCGCCGAACGCGACACCAGGCGGCTCACCACGCGCCTCAAGATCGCCGCACTGCGCCAGACTGCTTGCGTCGAGGACGTCGATCTGCGCACCCCGCGGGGCATCGACCGCGCCGTTTTCGCCAAACTCGTCGAAGGTCGCTGGATCGATCGCCACGAGAATTTGCTCGTCACCGGGGCAACCGGCCTGGGCAAAAGTTGGTTAGCCTGCGCGCTCGGCCACAAGGCCTGCCGCGACAACCGATCAGTCCTCTATCATCGCGTTCCAAGGCTGTTCGAGGCGCTCGCGCTCGCGCGCGGAGACGGACGTTACGCCCGGCTCCTCAAAAGCCTCGGCCGCGCTCAGCTTCTGATTTTGGATGATTGGGGACTATCGGTGCTCACCGCCGCGGAACGCCGCGATCTGCTCGAAATCCTCGAGGACCGCCATGGCCGCGCATCCACCATCGTCACAAGTCAGCTCCCCGTGGACACCTGGCATGGAGCCATTGGGGACGCCACGGTCGCCGACGCCATTCTCGATCGCCTCGTCCACAACGCCCACCGCCTCCAGCTCACCGGAGAAAGCATGCGAAAACGCAGCGCCAAAACCATCACCCTTGACGGCCAACCAGAACACTGA
- a CDS encoding NEL-type E3 ubiquitin ligase domain-containing protein translates to MAVAEDLRQAAVRPRLREQYFELASGANGSCEDRVTLVWNGMQTARLNADVEDGLYDGRLGELLQNDRVLFRLEALDGIARERVNSLRRADPDADVDEIEV, encoded by the coding sequence CTGGCGGTCGCCGAAGATCTGCGGCAGGCAGCCGTCAGGCCCCGTTTACGCGAGCAGTATTTCGAGTTGGCTTCGGGAGCGAACGGGAGCTGCGAAGATCGCGTTACTTTGGTCTGGAACGGCATGCAGACCGCACGCCTGAACGCTGATGTCGAGGACGGACTCTATGACGGGCGCCTCGGCGAACTGCTCCAGAACGACCGCGTCTTGTTTCGCTTGGAAGCGCTTGACGGGATCGCGCGCGAGAGGGTCAACTCACTTCGCCGTGCCGATCCCGACGCGGATGTCGACGAGATCGAGGTTTAG
- a CDS encoding NEL domain-containing protein, translating into MQRGAVQTTGASSVYLAYQAQLRDALELRHNAPDMRFMNVSQVTEADVARAEASARDGKRRNFGTI; encoded by the coding sequence ATCCAGCGGGGCGCTGTCCAAACAACCGGGGCCAGCTCTGTTTATCTTGCCTACCAAGCCCAGCTGCGGGACGCCCTGGAGCTGCGGCACAACGCTCCCGACATGCGCTTCATGAATGTGTCTCAAGTGACCGAGGCCGATGTGGCCAGGGCCGAGGCGTCGGCGCGGGACGGGAAGCGGCGGAATTTCGGGACTATTTAG
- the sctV gene encoding type III secretion system export apparatus subunit SctV, producing the protein MANTLRGFVVRAPAHPDFMVALMLLLAIGMMIMPIPIIVIDMLIGFNLGFAILLLMVALYLSTPLDFSSLPGVILISTVFRLALTIATTRLILAEGDAGSIIHTFGDFVISGNIAVGIVIFLIVTMVQFMVLAKGAERVAEVSARFTLDALPGKQMAIDAELRNSHIDQHEARRRRAALEQESQLHGAMDGAMKFVKGDAIAGLIVICINMLGGISIGLLSKGMSLDEALHQYTLLTIGDALISQIPALLLSITAATIVTRVNGPSKLRLGADIVHQLTASTEALRLAACVLVFMGLVPGFPLPPFAVLAVLFAAASYVKVGPKDDKPAAKIGASAAASAPVPAAVQKQAAHAEALPIALFLAPNLTDSIDKDELEESISRVSRLVSADLGITIPRIPAQIGDSLSSSQFRVDVDSVPVERDVINPGHLALNDDVANIELSGIPFQQDPETNRVWIEERHAAALKAAGIGYHRLSEVLALRLHSTLTRFAQRLVGIQETRQLLARMEQEYPDLVKEVLRTATVPRIAEVLRRLLDEGIPIRNTRLLLEALAEWSEREQNAVLLTEYVRATLKRQICFRYANAHRVVVAFIIERESEEIIRGAVRETAVGPYLVLDEWQSEKLLAQFRQIHATIAQSESQPVVLGSMDIRRFVRGFLTRNGIDLPVLSYQDLAADFTVRPIGSVKLPKAPSSGGLLTAAS; encoded by the coding sequence ATGGCCAACACCTTGCGCGGCTTTGTCGTGCGCGCTCCGGCCCACCCGGATTTCATGGTTGCCTTGATGCTGCTTCTAGCGATCGGCATGATGATCATGCCAATCCCAATCATCGTGATCGACATGCTGATCGGCTTCAATCTTGGCTTTGCCATATTGCTGCTGATGGTTGCCCTCTATCTCAGCACACCGCTTGATTTCTCGTCCTTGCCGGGCGTCATCCTGATCTCCACCGTATTTCGGCTGGCGCTGACGATTGCAACAACACGGCTGATCCTCGCCGAAGGCGACGCGGGCAGCATCATTCACACCTTCGGCGACTTCGTCATTTCAGGGAATATTGCGGTCGGAATTGTCATATTCTTGATCGTGACCATGGTCCAATTCATGGTTCTTGCCAAGGGTGCCGAACGCGTCGCAGAGGTGTCTGCGCGCTTCACGCTTGACGCGCTACCAGGCAAGCAGATGGCGATCGATGCGGAGCTACGCAACAGCCACATCGATCAACACGAAGCACGCCGCCGACGTGCCGCCTTGGAACAAGAGAGTCAGCTTCATGGCGCTATGGATGGTGCCATGAAGTTCGTTAAGGGAGACGCGATCGCCGGGCTGATCGTGATCTGCATCAATATGCTTGGCGGAATAAGCATCGGCCTGCTCTCCAAGGGCATGTCGCTCGATGAAGCGCTGCATCAATATACTCTTTTGACGATTGGTGATGCGCTCATTTCGCAGATTCCGGCGCTGCTGCTGTCAATTACCGCCGCGACCATTGTCACGCGCGTCAACGGACCCTCCAAACTCAGACTCGGCGCCGATATCGTTCACCAACTTACCGCAAGTACGGAGGCACTTAGGCTAGCCGCTTGCGTCTTGGTATTCATGGGGCTCGTTCCTGGCTTTCCTTTGCCCCCGTTTGCCGTGCTGGCCGTCCTGTTCGCTGCCGCAAGCTACGTCAAGGTCGGCCCCAAAGACGACAAGCCTGCCGCCAAAATAGGAGCTAGCGCCGCGGCATCGGCGCCGGTTCCTGCAGCGGTCCAAAAGCAGGCCGCACATGCGGAAGCGCTTCCGATCGCGCTGTTCCTTGCACCAAACCTGACGGATTCGATCGACAAAGACGAGCTGGAAGAGAGCATTTCGCGTGTTTCAAGGCTCGTGTCGGCGGACCTTGGCATCACCATTCCGCGGATCCCTGCGCAGATTGGCGACAGCTTGTCCTCGTCGCAGTTCAGGGTCGATGTCGATAGTGTGCCAGTTGAGCGTGATGTGATCAATCCCGGGCACTTGGCACTCAACGACGATGTCGCGAACATCGAATTGAGCGGCATCCCCTTTCAACAAGACCCTGAAACGAATCGGGTCTGGATCGAAGAACGGCATGCAGCGGCTCTCAAGGCCGCCGGAATCGGATATCATCGGCTAAGCGAAGTTCTTGCCTTACGTCTCCATTCCACATTGACGCGCTTTGCACAGCGCCTGGTCGGTATTCAGGAAACCCGCCAATTGCTCGCTCGGATGGAGCAGGAATACCCTGATCTGGTGAAGGAGGTACTGCGTACGGCCACCGTCCCTCGGATCGCCGAGGTCCTGCGCCGCTTGCTCGATGAAGGCATTCCAATCCGCAATACCCGCTTGCTTCTGGAGGCATTGGCAGAATGGAGCGAGCGCGAGCAAAACGCCGTCCTGCTCACCGAGTATGTTCGTGCTACCTTAAAACGCCAAATCTGCTTCCGGTATGCTAATGCCCATCGCGTCGTGGTCGCCTTTATCATCGAGCGTGAGAGCGAGGAAATCATCCGCGGCGCAGTACGGGAAACGGCCGTAGGCCCATATCTCGTCTTGGATGAATGGCAGAGCGAAAAGCTGCTTGCACAATTTCGTCAGATTCATGCGACCATCGCGCAAAGTGAGAGCCAGCCTGTCGTCCTCGGTTCGATGGATATCCGGCGTTTCGTGCGCGGTTTTCTCACGCGCAACGGAATCGACTTGCCTGTTCTGTCCTATCAAGATCTCGCCGCGGACTTCACGGTCCGGCCGATCGGATCCGTCAAGCTTCCAAAGGCGCCTTCCTCAGGAGGGCTCCTAACAGCTGCAAGCTAA
- a CDS encoding P-loop NTPase family protein: MVKPVVIVVGADKGGVGKTTVSRTLLDYFSVNNVQIRAFDTESPRGTLKRFYPGITEIVDMTATADQMKIFDTLNSGLSVTVIDARAGLLSSALASLRNIGFLDSARSGQITFAVFHILGSSIASLDEIEETATFMTGAKYYLVKNFINDTQFFQWDQATYNSYFHRIKHATELTIPKLNEMAYEQVEVASVPFIDFVANKGRNDEPANNSFVLRGYVRHWLANVWSEFDRINLTELAGAKSATRAGEK, encoded by the coding sequence ATGGTGAAGCCAGTGGTAATTGTAGTCGGTGCGGACAAGGGAGGAGTCGGCAAGACGACCGTATCACGAACGCTACTGGACTACTTTAGCGTCAATAACGTGCAAATACGCGCGTTCGACACGGAGTCGCCCCGGGGAACGCTGAAGCGCTTTTACCCCGGGATCACTGAGATCGTCGACATGACTGCGACGGCGGACCAGATGAAGATCTTCGATACCTTGAACTCAGGGCTGTCCGTCACTGTCATCGATGCTCGCGCAGGCCTACTGTCCTCTGCGCTGGCTTCCTTGCGCAACATCGGCTTTCTGGACTCGGCACGGTCTGGCCAGATCACATTTGCCGTGTTCCACATCCTGGGATCATCTATCGCGTCGCTAGACGAGATCGAGGAAACCGCGACTTTCATGACCGGTGCAAAGTACTACCTGGTCAAGAACTTCATCAACGACACTCAATTCTTCCAGTGGGATCAAGCCACTTATAATTCCTATTTTCATCGCATCAAACATGCGACTGAGTTGACCATCCCGAAGCTTAACGAGATGGCGTATGAGCAGGTGGAAGTCGCGTCCGTCCCGTTCATAGACTTCGTCGCGAACAAGGGACGCAATGATGAACCTGCGAACAACTCCTTCGTGCTGCGCGGCTATGTCCGGCACTGGCTGGCAAATGTCTGGAGCGAATTTGATCGCATCAACTTGACGGAATTGGCCGGGGCCAAGTCCGCCACCCGGGCCGGCGAGAAGTAG
- a CDS encoding tetratricopeptide repeat protein yields the protein MKSNDTSFRRYLCSASPRLRPALLAMLTVVLLAGCATADKHGLSPQQRSASDLADSEEIDPAARERISHALGRDADEGALRDALKQQPNNIDAAIPLARALLARNCPNDALEVLDGVLLATPGDLRALNAKAVVLDHEGRHQEAQELYRQALAAEPANPMLRNNFGLSLALQGKMDAGDASAAPQAGSRKALARSR from the coding sequence ATGAAATCTAATGACACCAGCTTCCGCCGATATCTGTGCTCCGCCAGTCCAAGGCTGCGGCCGGCTCTGCTTGCGATGCTGACTGTTGTGCTGCTCGCTGGTTGCGCTACCGCAGACAAACATGGCCTTTCACCGCAGCAGAGGTCCGCATCAGACCTCGCAGACAGCGAAGAGATCGACCCCGCCGCGCGCGAGCGCATTTCGCACGCGCTTGGCCGAGATGCTGATGAAGGGGCTCTGCGCGACGCATTGAAGCAACAGCCGAACAACATTGATGCGGCTATTCCTCTTGCGCGAGCCCTGCTGGCACGCAACTGTCCGAATGATGCGCTTGAGGTGCTCGACGGCGTGTTATTGGCAACCCCTGGCGACCTGCGCGCATTAAATGCCAAAGCAGTTGTTCTCGATCACGAGGGCCGTCATCAGGAAGCCCAAGAGCTATACCGCCAAGCTCTCGCGGCGGAACCTGCAAACCCGATGCTGCGCAACAATTTCGGACTGTCCCTCGCCCTTCAAGGCAAGATGGACGCCGGCGATGCCAGCGCAGCACCTCAGGCGGGCAGCCGGAAAGCATTGGCTCGTTCAAGATAA